One Pseudodesulfovibrio cashew DNA window includes the following coding sequences:
- a CDS encoding calcium-binding protein, with product MKRTIFTTVLAALLLLAATAYAQQVPELRGTWKGETKIQTLDRVIESECAIVIDVQNGNTFTGYKLYFKKKVLTREKLVGIYDNGRIIIAENKNESASGRLTGKQSMELIYVDHSADARVQFCALNRIHFTTGFVEIDKDGDKVLMRAEITHHYPLNAERIIKEADRNNDGKLTQKEWEDWKKKNGE from the coding sequence ATGAAGCGCACCATTTTCACCACCGTCCTGGCCGCCCTGCTCCTCCTGGCCGCAACCGCCTATGCCCAGCAGGTCCCGGAACTTCGGGGCACCTGGAAAGGCGAAACCAAAATCCAGACCCTGGACCGCGTCATCGAAAGCGAATGCGCCATCGTCATCGACGTGCAGAACGGCAACACCTTCACCGGCTACAAGCTCTACTTCAAGAAGAAGGTCCTGACCCGCGAGAAGCTGGTGGGCATCTACGACAACGGACGAATCATCATCGCGGAGAACAAGAACGAGTCCGCCTCCGGCCGACTGACCGGCAAGCAGTCCATGGAGCTGATCTACGTGGACCACAGCGCCGACGCCCGGGTCCAGTTCTGCGCCCTGAATCGCATCCACTTCACCACCGGGTTCGTGGAGATCGACAAGGACGGCGACAAGGTGCTCATGCGCGCCGAGATCACCCATCACTATCCCCTCAACGCCGAGCGCATCATCAAGGAAGCCGACCGTAACAACGACGGCAAGCTCACCCAGAAGGAGTGGGAAGACTGGAAAAAGAAGAACGGCGAATAA
- a CDS encoding TRAP transporter large permease, which yields MMEALPLIMFAVLTILLMFGFPVAFTLLGTSLTFGLIGFGWDFFNLLPLRIWGTMNNFTLIAVPLFVFMGVMLERSGLAEDLLETMALLFGRMCGGLAVSVVIVGMLLGASTGIVGATVVTMGLISLPTMIRRGYQTELATGVISASGTLGQIIPPSIVLVLLGDIIGVSVGDLFMGAVIPGMLLVGLYCVYIIVYSHFNKTCAPTIPDEEWAEIKAAGLWTRVVKALVPPLLLMTCVLGSIFAGIASPTEAAAVGAFGAIVLSILNGRFTFQKLKETMRSTMVLTCMVFIILVGAGAFGLVFRGLGGDHVIRSYITHLAFDKWTVMFIVMGIIFVIGFFLDFIEITFIHIPVLAPIMKDFGFDPLWFAILFAVNLQTSFMTPPFGFSLFFLKGVAPPDVRTGQIYKGIIPFVFLQLLGLGLVVAFPEIATWLPRVVFSN from the coding sequence ATGATGGAAGCGCTTCCCCTGATCATGTTCGCGGTGCTGACCATCCTGCTGATGTTCGGCTTTCCCGTGGCATTCACCCTGCTCGGCACCTCCCTGACCTTCGGCCTGATCGGCTTCGGCTGGGATTTCTTCAATCTGCTGCCCCTGCGCATCTGGGGCACCATGAACAACTTCACGCTCATCGCGGTGCCGCTCTTCGTATTCATGGGCGTCATGCTGGAGCGATCCGGGCTGGCCGAAGACCTGCTTGAGACCATGGCCCTGCTCTTCGGGCGCATGTGCGGCGGCCTGGCCGTATCCGTGGTTATCGTGGGCATGCTGCTCGGCGCGTCCACCGGCATCGTCGGCGCCACTGTGGTGACCATGGGCCTCATCTCCCTGCCGACCATGATTCGTCGCGGCTACCAGACCGAGTTGGCCACGGGCGTGATCTCGGCCTCGGGCACCCTGGGGCAGATCATCCCGCCGTCAATCGTGCTCGTGCTGCTGGGCGACATCATCGGCGTGTCCGTGGGCGACCTGTTCATGGGCGCTGTCATCCCCGGCATGCTCCTGGTGGGCCTGTACTGCGTCTACATCATCGTCTACTCGCACTTCAACAAGACCTGCGCCCCGACCATTCCCGACGAGGAGTGGGCGGAGATCAAGGCCGCCGGATTGTGGACCCGCGTGGTCAAGGCACTGGTGCCGCCCCTGCTGCTCATGACCTGCGTGCTCGGCTCCATCTTCGCGGGCATCGCCTCGCCCACCGAGGCCGCCGCCGTGGGCGCTTTCGGCGCCATCGTGCTCTCGATCCTCAACGGGCGCTTCACCTTTCAGAAGCTCAAGGAAACCATGCGCAGCACCATGGTGCTGACCTGCATGGTCTTCATCATCCTGGTGGGCGCGGGCGCGTTCGGCCTGGTCTTCCGCGGCCTGGGCGGCGACCACGTCATCCGCAGCTACATCACCCATCTGGCCTTCGACAAATGGACGGTCATGTTCATCGTCATGGGCATCATCTTCGTCATCGGCTTCTTCCTGGACTTCATCGAGATCACCTTCATCCACATTCCGGTGCTGGCTCCGATCATGAAGGACTTCGGGTTCGATCCGCTCTGGTTCGCCATCCTGTTCGCGGTGAACCTCCAGACCTCGTTCATGACACCGCCCTTTGGCTTCTCGCTCTTCTTCCTCAAGGGCGTGGCTCCGCCGGACGTGAGGACCGGGCAGATATACAAGGGCATCATTCCCTTCGTGTTCCTGCAGCTCCTCGGTCTGGGGCTGGTGGTCGCCTTCCCGGAGATAGCCACCTGGCTCCCCCGGGTGGTCTTCAGCAACTAG
- a CDS encoding TRAP transporter small permease subunit — translation MGALTGIIRTIDRLNLWVGKLAGYVALLMVLVVTTDVIMRYLFNITFVAVQELEWHLFGVLFLLGAGYTLMVDGHVRVDVFYQRLSPKGRAWINLIGVLLFLLPGCFLVLETSWKFFLEALRIGEGSPDPGGLPARYVLKFFIPFGFSLVMLQGVSMGLKAFLEIIGKPYADPNAEEQGEVV, via the coding sequence ATGGGTGCGTTAACCGGAATCATCCGAACTATCGACCGGCTCAATCTCTGGGTCGGCAAGCTGGCGGGGTATGTGGCCCTGCTCATGGTGCTCGTGGTCACCACCGACGTGATCATGCGCTACCTGTTCAACATCACATTCGTGGCCGTGCAGGAGCTGGAGTGGCACCTGTTCGGTGTGCTGTTCCTCCTCGGCGCGGGCTACACGCTCATGGTCGACGGCCATGTGCGCGTGGACGTCTTCTATCAGCGCCTCTCCCCCAAGGGGCGGGCGTGGATCAACCTCATCGGCGTCCTGCTGTTCCTGCTGCCGGGCTGCTTCCTGGTGCTCGAAACCTCCTGGAAGTTCTTCCTGGAAGCGTTGAGGATCGGCGAAGGCTCCCCGGACCCGGGCGGGCTCCCGGCGCGCTACGTGCTCAAGTTTTTCATCCCGTTCGGCTTTTCCCTGGTCATGCTTCAGGGCGTCTCCATGGGACTCAAGGCGTTCCTGGAGATCATCGGCAAGCCCTACGCGGATCCCAACGCCGAAGAGCAGGGGGAGGTGGTCTAG
- a CDS encoding TRAP transporter substrate-binding protein: MKRRDFLSKAAIAGLAGGTALLAGCQGEDKPANQAAAPAQVNKVVKWRMVTTWPPKFPILQTGAESLAKKVEEMSGGKMVIDVYAANELVPGLGVFDAVSSGTAECGSGSPYYWAGKDPACQWFSAVPFGLNAQGLNTWFYSGGGLDLWDEVYGQFNLIGRPMGNTGVQMAGWFNKEINTIDDFKGLKMRIPGLGGKVVARAGGTVVLLAGGEIFTSLERGVIDATEWVGPLHDLRMGFYQAAKYYYTPGWHEGGSCLDVMFNKDKFMALPKDLQAILEAAAAQTNMEGLCEFEARNGAALEELITKHNVQVKRLPEQVLADLRVMAREVVAEEATKSPMATKVAASFNKFQEQWGAWADVSSRTYFDTIAERYA, from the coding sequence ATGAAACGTCGTGATTTTCTGAGCAAGGCCGCCATCGCAGGCCTGGCCGGCGGCACCGCGCTGCTCGCCGGTTGCCAGGGTGAAGACAAACCCGCCAACCAGGCCGCCGCCCCGGCCCAGGTCAACAAGGTCGTCAAGTGGCGGATGGTCACCACCTGGCCGCCCAAGTTCCCCATCCTGCAGACCGGTGCCGAGTCCCTGGCCAAGAAGGTCGAGGAGATGAGCGGCGGCAAGATGGTCATCGACGTCTACGCCGCCAACGAGCTGGTTCCCGGCCTCGGCGTGTTCGACGCCGTCTCCTCCGGCACCGCCGAGTGCGGCTCCGGCTCCCCCTACTACTGGGCGGGCAAGGACCCGGCGTGCCAGTGGTTCTCTGCCGTGCCCTTCGGCCTCAACGCCCAGGGTCTGAACACCTGGTTCTACTCCGGCGGCGGCCTCGACCTGTGGGACGAGGTCTACGGCCAGTTCAACCTGATCGGCCGCCCCATGGGTAACACCGGCGTTCAGATGGCCGGCTGGTTCAACAAGGAAATCAACACCATCGATGACTTCAAAGGCCTGAAAATGCGCATCCCCGGCCTCGGCGGCAAGGTTGTTGCCCGCGCCGGCGGCACCGTGGTCCTGCTGGCAGGCGGCGAAATCTTCACCTCCCTGGAGCGCGGCGTCATCGACGCCACCGAATGGGTCGGCCCCCTGCATGACCTGCGCATGGGCTTCTACCAGGCCGCCAAGTACTACTACACCCCGGGCTGGCACGAAGGCGGCAGCTGCCTGGACGTCATGTTCAACAAGGACAAGTTCATGGCCCTGCCCAAGGACCTCCAGGCCATCCTCGAGGCCGCCGCGGCCCAGACCAACATGGAAGGCCTGTGCGAGTTCGAAGCCCGCAACGGCGCAGCTCTGGAAGAGCTCATCACCAAGCACAATGTCCAGGTCAAGCGCCTCCCGGAGCAGGTCCTGGCCGACCTGCGGGTCATGGCCCGCGAGGTCGTGGCCGAAGAGGCGACCAAGTCGCCCATGGCCACCAAGGTTGCCGCGTCCTTCAACAAGTTCCAGGAACAGTGGGGCGCCTGGGCCGACGTCTCGTCGCGCACCTACTTCGACACCATCGCCGAGCGCTACGCATAG